From a region of the Methylocystis hirsuta genome:
- a CDS encoding response regulator translates to MSVSSSGLSSSAAPSDDPQRTRDPLLGRRLLIVEDDPYIALALEETLTEFGLVIAGMARSVDEAVRLSREDGVDLALLDVNIGHEKIDPVADALAARGCPFIFTTGCGRAGLPEAHLEHAMVEKPFYVEEILTALRSELSRAEER, encoded by the coding sequence ATGTCGGTTTCCAGCTCCGGCCTTTCGTCCTCGGCCGCTCCAAGCGATGACCCCCAGCGCACGCGCGATCCTTTGCTCGGGCGACGGCTGCTGATTGTCGAAGACGATCCCTATATCGCGCTGGCGCTGGAAGAGACCCTCACGGAATTCGGCTTAGTTATCGCGGGGATGGCGCGCAGCGTCGACGAAGCGGTGCGGCTCTCCCGCGAGGACGGAGTCGATCTGGCCTTGCTCGACGTCAATATCGGCCACGAGAAGATCGATCCGGTCGCCGACGCGCTCGCCGCCCGCGGCTGCCCTTTTATTTTCACGACGGGGTGCGGGCGCGCAGGACTGCCCGAGGCGCATCTTGAGCACGCCATGGTCGAAAAACCGTTCTACGTCGAGGAAATCCTGACCGCGCTCCGCAGCGAACTGTCGCGCGCCGAAGAGCGCTAG
- a CDS encoding DUF423 domain-containing protein — protein sequence MRLSFAIATIAALQGAAGVSLAAAAAHADASPFLATASQFLMIHAAAGVGLAALMRTTPRPKANWLAAIALALQAGVTLFAGDLAARVFLSGKLFPLAAPIGGGLTILSWCALAVWAAFAMFAANSLQKPPES from the coding sequence TTGAGACTGTCGTTCGCCATCGCGACCATCGCCGCTCTTCAAGGAGCGGCCGGCGTATCTCTCGCCGCCGCCGCGGCCCATGCCGACGCGAGTCCCTTTCTCGCGACCGCAAGCCAATTTCTCATGATCCACGCCGCCGCCGGCGTCGGCCTCGCGGCGCTCATGCGCACGACGCCGCGGCCAAAGGCGAATTGGCTCGCCGCTATCGCGCTGGCGCTCCAGGCGGGGGTCACGCTGTTCGCGGGCGACCTTGCCGCCCGGGTCTTTTTATCAGGGAAGCTGTTTCCTCTCGCCGCGCCGATCGGCGGCGGGCTGACGATCCTGAGCTGGTGCGCTCTCGCCGTCTGGGCGGCGTTCGCCATGTTCGCAGCAAATTCACTGCAAAAGCCGCCCGAAAGCTAG
- a CDS encoding M48 family metallopeptidase, which yields MSAMGVVICLAIAASAGLGVYLRMRQTATVDAHRDQVPADFAHEVTLDEHRRAAEYTIAKTEFSVAETIFDAAISIAWLALGLAPLYAAIAAFVEPGLVRSVLFVLVFGVIGSLIDMPFAAARAFWLEEKFGFNRLTPQKFFVDHAKSGALELAISTPLLFGMFWLLGAAPDTWWLIAYVVFIAIAIAMTVLYPTVIAPLFNKFSPLEDGAMKRRMEALLARCGFESKGLFVMDASTRSTHGNAYFSGFGKAKRIVFFDTLLEKHSPDEIESILAHELGHFKFGHVRQMLALAAAIAFVGFAVLWWAFGSDVFAGWFGLPNDPGVVLVALLLAREPISHVLSPVLAWRSRRAEFEADAFARDIVGKEPMISALTRLTRDNLATLTPDPLYATFYFSHPPVPVRVAHLRAAA from the coding sequence ATGAGCGCAATGGGCGTCGTGATTTGTCTGGCGATCGCCGCCTCGGCCGGCCTTGGCGTGTATCTGCGCATGCGGCAGACGGCGACGGTAGACGCCCATCGCGATCAGGTGCCGGCGGATTTCGCGCACGAAGTGACGCTCGACGAGCATCGCCGCGCCGCCGAATATACGATCGCAAAAACAGAATTTTCTGTCGCGGAAACGATTTTCGACGCCGCGATTTCTATCGCGTGGCTGGCGCTGGGGCTCGCGCCGCTTTATGCGGCGATCGCCGCCTTCGTCGAGCCTGGCCTCGTTCGCAGCGTTCTTTTCGTTCTCGTCTTCGGCGTGATCGGCAGTTTGATTGACATGCCCTTCGCCGCGGCGCGCGCCTTCTGGCTCGAGGAAAAGTTCGGATTCAATCGGCTGACGCCGCAAAAGTTTTTCGTCGACCACGCAAAGTCCGGCGCGCTGGAGCTCGCCATTTCGACGCCCTTGCTCTTCGGCATGTTCTGGCTTCTGGGCGCCGCCCCCGACACATGGTGGCTGATCGCCTATGTCGTCTTCATCGCCATCGCGATTGCGATGACGGTGCTATATCCGACTGTCATCGCGCCGCTCTTTAACAAATTTTCGCCGCTTGAAGACGGCGCCATGAAGCGGCGCATGGAGGCGCTGCTCGCCAGATGCGGCTTCGAGTCGAAAGGCCTCTTTGTGATGGACGCCTCGACGCGCTCCACGCATGGCAACGCTTATTTCAGCGGCTTCGGCAAAGCCAAGCGCATCGTCTTTTTCGACACGCTGCTCGAGAAACATTCGCCGGACGAGATCGAATCGATTCTCGCGCATGAACTCGGCCACTTCAAATTCGGCCATGTGCGGCAGATGCTGGCGCTGGCGGCCGCGATCGCCTTCGTCGGTTTCGCGGTGCTGTGGTGGGCCTTCGGCTCGGATGTCTTCGCCGGCTGGTTCGGCCTGCCGAACGACCCCGGCGTGGTGCTCGTCGCGCTGCTGCTTGCGCGAGAGCCGATCTCGCATGTCCTGTCGCCCGTGCTCGCGTGGCGGTCGCGCCGGGCGGAGTTCGAAGCCGACGCCTTCGCCCGCGATATCGTCGGCAAGGAGCCGATGATCTCGGCTTTGACCCGGTTGACGCGCGACAACCTCGCTACGCTGACGCCCGATCCGCTCTACGCTACCTTCTATTTCTCGCATCCGCCCGTGCCGGTGCGGGTCGCGCACCTGCGCGCCGCGGCGTAG
- a CDS encoding xanthine dehydrogenase family protein molybdopterin-binding subunit: MNASPMAVAEVEPRGRSVKASRREFAKLVTASGIALSLSRLALANEPGFAARETLPGRQRWNPAATGAGRIDGVAKVTGAKLYASDFRAADLPEWPAHTAHAMLIRTANATHIYEGLDLARLSGALKPSVVVTATDLARIGARVPKFYSGDLFCPVGKTPLYLGQPAALLIYESFDAFDQARLALRNEALLKFGAETGPVVERDYGAFRFTRIAGATPDAPDVCSPVKDGWVSPGFFQDGGRPIWARLPVPTGAAYVKTADYGEQIRAELDANAPSFLVLDRAFETQSVDPMFLEPECGLAWYDADRKNLELVLGVQSPYDSATSVATLLGNARASFKPAHINAHFAYMGGGFGGRDHTPFPLYVALAAMFLPRRPVRLAQDRYQQFQGGIKRHAFKIHTRIGVDRATGKISAFAADHELDGGGLANYSASVAAVSANAAIGIYDVPKVDVTTVALHSRGVTAGSMRGYGTLQTMTALEVLIDEAASTLAIDPIEFRRRNALKTGGRTMAGNTYDVVVRTPEILDRLEKHPIWRQRAEEKARGRRAGGVVGTGVACVTKDYGSGADAALSSVEIDPEGRISIHCDHVEMGNGIGTALANRVAAHLGAVADEVAVAEVDRFAALGLITSGDPYTMDQATQDAAQRDPRWVPAISSPTSSSIGAHVGTHSASEAARVIFRFGLWPAALELWGLAPNDPRAAKWEAARWERGRLTMPELRPLSLSEIAARAHARKGVTAAMAHSFSRWSWSKATFAIGGEPWTADIDALAVRKSSGKFVRLDRVDVKYPPTVFNRIGTSYTSLCGALVRVEIERATGALRIDRAYTVLECGRALTPEIVLGQAQGGFAMGVGYALLESLPLYEDGPGNGQWNLGQYLIARGSDLPLQGLEIDVLPPLPNDPPKGMAEVVMIPIVPALLNAIFDATGRRFHALPVTQHMLKGALA, translated from the coding sequence ATGAATGCGTCGCCGATGGCGGTCGCCGAGGTGGAACCAAGAGGTCGGAGCGTGAAGGCTTCTCGACGCGAGTTCGCCAAATTGGTCACCGCGAGCGGCATTGCGCTCAGCCTGTCGCGTCTCGCCCTAGCCAATGAACCTGGATTCGCCGCACGTGAGACGCTGCCCGGAAGACAGCGCTGGAATCCGGCCGCCACGGGCGCAGGTCGGATTGATGGAGTCGCCAAAGTCACAGGGGCGAAGCTGTACGCGTCCGATTTCCGCGCCGCGGATCTCCCGGAATGGCCGGCGCATACCGCGCACGCCATGCTCATCCGGACGGCGAACGCCACGCACATATACGAAGGCCTCGATCTCGCGCGCTTGAGCGGCGCGCTGAAACCTTCCGTGGTCGTTACCGCGACGGATCTCGCGCGCATCGGCGCCCGCGTTCCCAAATTCTATTCGGGCGACCTGTTCTGCCCGGTGGGCAAGACGCCATTGTACCTCGGTCAGCCGGCGGCTCTGTTGATCTATGAAAGCTTCGACGCTTTCGATCAGGCGCGGCTCGCGTTACGCAATGAAGCGCTCCTGAAATTTGGCGCCGAAACCGGCCCCGTCGTCGAGCGCGATTACGGCGCGTTCCGTTTCACGCGCATCGCCGGCGCAACGCCCGACGCGCCCGACGTGTGCTCGCCGGTCAAGGATGGGTGGGTCAGTCCGGGGTTCTTTCAAGATGGGGGCCGACCAATATGGGCGCGGCTCCCCGTGCCGACGGGGGCCGCCTATGTTAAAACGGCAGACTACGGCGAGCAGATCCGCGCCGAACTAGACGCCAACGCTCCAAGCTTTCTCGTTCTCGACCGCGCATTCGAGACCCAATCCGTTGATCCAATGTTTCTCGAGCCGGAATGCGGTCTCGCTTGGTACGACGCCGATCGCAAAAACCTGGAGCTCGTGCTCGGCGTGCAGTCGCCGTACGACTCCGCAACTTCAGTCGCAACTCTTCTGGGCAACGCCCGCGCAAGCTTCAAGCCGGCGCACATCAATGCGCATTTCGCCTATATGGGCGGCGGATTTGGCGGGCGCGATCATACGCCGTTCCCGCTTTACGTTGCACTGGCGGCGATGTTCCTTCCCCGTCGCCCCGTGCGGCTCGCCCAAGATCGCTATCAGCAGTTCCAGGGGGGAATTAAGCGGCATGCATTCAAGATCCACACGCGCATCGGCGTTGATCGAGCGACAGGCAAAATTTCGGCATTCGCCGCTGACCATGAGCTGGATGGCGGCGGCCTCGCCAATTATTCGGCCAGCGTGGCGGCGGTTTCCGCAAACGCCGCGATAGGCATCTACGATGTTCCAAAAGTCGACGTCACCACCGTCGCGCTGCATTCACGCGGCGTGACGGCAGGGTCGATGCGGGGCTATGGCACGCTGCAGACGATGACGGCGCTGGAAGTGTTGATCGACGAGGCGGCGTCGACGCTGGCGATTGATCCGATCGAATTCCGCCGCCGCAACGCGCTGAAGACCGGCGGTCGGACAATGGCGGGGAACACGTATGACGTCGTGGTTCGCACGCCCGAGATCTTGGACCGACTGGAAAAGCATCCGATCTGGCGACAGCGCGCCGAAGAGAAGGCGCGTGGACGGCGCGCAGGAGGCGTTGTCGGCACGGGCGTGGCTTGCGTCACCAAGGACTACGGCAGTGGAGCCGACGCTGCATTGTCGTCGGTGGAGATCGACCCGGAGGGTCGGATCTCGATCCACTGCGATCACGTCGAGATGGGGAACGGCATAGGGACGGCGCTTGCGAACCGGGTCGCGGCCCATCTCGGCGCCGTCGCCGACGAAGTCGCCGTCGCGGAAGTCGACCGTTTCGCCGCGCTCGGGCTCATCACCTCCGGCGACCCTTACACGATGGATCAGGCGACGCAGGACGCCGCACAACGCGATCCGCGCTGGGTTCCGGCGATCAGTTCGCCAACCAGCTCCTCGATTGGCGCGCACGTCGGGACTCATTCGGCGTCCGAAGCGGCCCGCGTCATCTTCCGGTTCGGCTTGTGGCCCGCGGCGCTCGAACTGTGGGGACTCGCGCCAAACGATCCGAGAGCCGCGAAATGGGAGGCGGCGCGTTGGGAGCGGGGACGGCTCACGATGCCGGAGTTGAGACCCTTGTCTCTGTCGGAGATCGCCGCAAGGGCTCATGCGCGCAAAGGCGTGACCGCGGCGATGGCGCACAGCTTCTCGCGCTGGTCATGGTCGAAAGCGACCTTTGCGATCGGCGGAGAACCGTGGACGGCGGACATCGATGCGCTGGCCGTGCGAAAAAGCTCAGGAAAATTCGTTCGCTTAGATCGCGTCGACGTCAAATACCCGCCCACCGTGTTCAACCGGATCGGGACCTCCTACACATCGCTGTGCGGCGCGCTGGTCCGTGTCGAGATCGAGCGCGCCACCGGCGCCTTGCGCATCGACAGGGCATATACCGTCCTCGAATGCGGTCGCGCGCTGACGCCCGAAATTGTGCTTGGCCAGGCGCAGGGCGGTTTCGCGATGGGCGTGGGCTACGCGCTGCTCGAATCGCTGCCGCTTTATGAAGATGGACCCGGCAATGGGCAGTGGAATCTCGGGCAATATTTGATCGCACGCGGATCGGACCTGCCTTTGCAGGGACTCGAGATCGACGTGCTGCCCCCGCTGCCGAACGATCCGCCAAAAGGCATGGCTGAGGTCGTCATGATTCCCATCGTTCCGGCGTTGTTGAACGCGATCTTCGACGCGACCGGGCGTCGGTTCCATGCCTTGCCGGTGACTCAACACATGCTCAAGGGAGCGCTCGCGTGA
- a CDS encoding (2Fe-2S)-binding protein, whose translation MKINGRAYGPVTVRDELTMNDFLRERLGLTGTKFGCGAGQCLSCAVIIDDPDGTSHTSPTCIVPAASFNGKSIRTVEGHATNGELTALQRSFIDHFAFQCGYCTAGFLNEGQVLLERLAKTPVARADLEKTIVDAFDGHLCRCTGYFKYHEAVRDVILADPGRYLT comes from the coding sequence ATGAAGATCAATGGGCGCGCATATGGCCCGGTGACGGTGCGCGACGAGCTGACCATGAATGATTTCTTGCGCGAGCGCCTCGGACTCACCGGCACGAAATTTGGCTGCGGCGCCGGGCAATGCCTCAGTTGCGCAGTGATCATCGACGATCCGGACGGGACGAGCCACACCAGCCCAACCTGCATCGTTCCGGCGGCGAGCTTCAACGGGAAATCCATTCGGACCGTGGAAGGCCATGCGACGAACGGCGAGCTCACTGCGCTGCAAAGATCGTTCATCGACCATTTCGCGTTCCAATGCGGCTATTGCACAGCCGGCTTCTTGAACGAGGGACAGGTTCTGCTCGAGCGTCTGGCGAAGACGCCGGTGGCGCGCGCCGATCTCGAGAAGACGATCGTCGACGCGTTCGACGGCCATCTGTGCCGCTGCACGGGCTACTTCAAATATCACGAGGCTGTGCGCGACGTCATTCTTGCCGATCCGGGACGATATCTGACGTAG
- a CDS encoding Isoquinoline 1-oxidoreductase subunit, whose product MKFAVLAAVVGLTTCVTYDSRSAPLATPESFAGIGDAAARSAALFTELGKVLTNPRCVNCHPAGDRPHQGELGRLHQPPVERGPDGRGLTAMRCPICHQDANFEPGRVPGHHEWRLAPREMGWEGKTLGEICAQIKDPARNGGRSLDALTRHIGADTLVGWAWSPGFGRQPAPGTQKEAGALVEAWINTGAVCPK is encoded by the coding sequence ATGAAATTTGCGGTTCTCGCAGCAGTCGTGGGGCTGACGACATGCGTGACGTACGACAGCCGATCTGCGCCGCTCGCAACTCCAGAAAGTTTTGCCGGCATCGGCGACGCCGCGGCGCGGTCCGCGGCTTTGTTTACCGAGCTTGGCAAAGTCCTGACCAACCCGCGCTGCGTCAATTGCCATCCCGCCGGCGATCGCCCGCATCAGGGCGAACTGGGCCGGCTTCACCAGCCGCCGGTCGAGCGGGGACCGGATGGCCGAGGCCTCACGGCGATGCGCTGTCCGATCTGCCATCAGGACGCGAATTTTGAGCCCGGCCGCGTTCCCGGTCACCACGAATGGCGTCTCGCGCCGCGTGAGATGGGCTGGGAAGGCAAAACGCTCGGTGAGATCTGTGCGCAGATCAAAGATCCCGCGCGCAATGGCGGCCGTTCGCTGGACGCGCTTACGCGCCACATTGGCGCCGACACGCTCGTAGGCTGGGCCTGGTCGCCCGGATTTGGCCGCCAGCCCGCGCCGGGAACGCAGAAGGAGGCGGGCGCGCTCGTCGAAGCTTGGATCAACACCGGGGCAGTATGCCCGAAATAG
- a CDS encoding polysaccharide deacetylase: MNLNPAAAIRARNVPEFGLIVRVALVLAVLLPRESGAQDRIDPVTGFAREAIHTAAWPAGKKVAVSFAFFVEEFGFGQGPIFRPDLASRNPDLVNEAFRQYAIDWGVVRVGRLFQELNVPLTIVVNAEFFGRRPSVWKEFRSMLPNAPIVAHGMNNTSRMLPLRSGIAAQKTYFRRTLDLIAEATGVRPTGWSSPSVYANRDTMRAMAAEGVAYTLDQIDSDVISRLKTPDGSLILLPYPTVTVDMGQYLARMKTTREIEALWLDYVSELVIEARANPARGATTVVIGIHPFVVGTPDGAFALRRVLLRLKEDDAVWLADADAILKAAGLK; the protein is encoded by the coding sequence GTGAACCTGAACCCCGCAGCCGCGATCAGGGCGCGAAATGTTCCTGAGTTTGGCCTTATCGTCAGAGTTGCGCTCGTTCTTGCCGTTCTGCTTCCCCGCGAGAGCGGAGCGCAAGATCGCATCGACCCCGTCACGGGTTTCGCGCGCGAAGCGATCCACACCGCCGCCTGGCCTGCCGGCAAAAAGGTCGCCGTCAGCTTTGCGTTCTTCGTGGAGGAGTTCGGCTTCGGCCAAGGTCCGATCTTTCGTCCAGATCTTGCGTCGCGCAATCCCGACCTCGTGAACGAGGCGTTCCGTCAATATGCGATCGACTGGGGCGTTGTCCGCGTCGGTCGGCTATTTCAAGAACTCAATGTGCCGCTCACCATCGTGGTGAATGCGGAATTTTTCGGCAGGCGCCCATCGGTATGGAAGGAGTTCCGTTCGATGCTGCCGAACGCGCCCATCGTCGCACACGGCATGAACAACACAAGCCGCATGTTGCCGCTCCGGAGCGGGATCGCCGCGCAGAAGACCTACTTTCGCCGCACATTGGATCTCATCGCTGAAGCGACCGGCGTCAGGCCGACGGGGTGGTCGAGTCCGAGCGTCTACGCCAATCGCGACACGATGCGGGCGATGGCCGCAGAAGGCGTCGCCTACACGCTCGACCAGATCGATTCGGATGTCATTTCGCGTTTGAAGACGCCGGACGGTTCGCTCATCCTGCTGCCCTATCCGACCGTAACCGTCGATATGGGGCAATATCTGGCGCGGATGAAAACGACCAGAGAGATCGAGGCGCTCTGGTTGGACTATGTATCGGAACTGGTCATTGAGGCTCGCGCCAACCCAGCGCGAGGCGCTACGACAGTGGTCATCGGCATACATCCCTTTGTCGTCGGCACGCCTGACGGAGCCTTCGCGCTGCGGCGCGTTCTTTTGCGCCTCAAGGAAGACGACGCTGTATGGCTGGCTGACGCCGACGCCATTTTGAAGGCGGCTGGCCTGAAATGA
- a CDS encoding alpha/beta hydrolase → MLGMALKMAKWFLALLSLFVFTFFAVRIYNSQRGLPLDVWHTYAPQELSKTEIDAADWEAYLEAEAKIFASLRTNVSQQLTPEEQVPFNRYFEGSPVYPGHFARDWNRSYLLEPAGPPIGAVVLLHGLTDSPYSLRHIASRYRDRGFTVVAIRLPAHGTVPAALTKVEWETWLAATRLAVREARRRAPEPAPLHVVGFSNGGSLAVKYTLDAIEDKHLARVDRLILISPMVGITRFARFAGLAGLPAMLPAFAKAAWLSVLPEFNPFKYNSFPVNGARQSYRLTDALGTQMSLARREGRLTALPPVLTFQSVMDFTVSTQAVLSGLYDHVPANGSELVLFDLNRNVKFGPLLRSSAESALSRIVPPRVRNYRLTVVTNAGEGTDDAVERVVEAGATAERTQALGLQYPKGVFSLSHVALPFPLSDSLYGLTPDQTEDFGVHLGSLAPRGERGTLIVSLDALLRMSSNPFFSYMAQRIEEHLPARPVGDATEQGGERVQSPPQAAPPRRGLPSTAPDNPAAASGDRPAKKRSHR, encoded by the coding sequence ATGCTGGGCATGGCGCTGAAAATGGCCAAATGGTTTTTGGCGTTGCTAAGCCTTTTCGTCTTTACGTTTTTCGCGGTGCGAATTTACAACTCTCAGCGCGGGCTGCCGCTTGATGTCTGGCATACTTACGCGCCGCAAGAGTTGAGCAAGACAGAAATCGACGCCGCCGATTGGGAGGCCTATCTCGAGGCGGAGGCGAAAATATTCGCTTCTCTACGCACCAACGTCAGCCAGCAGTTGACGCCAGAGGAACAAGTTCCCTTCAATCGCTATTTCGAGGGCAGTCCGGTCTACCCGGGTCATTTTGCGCGGGATTGGAACCGGTCTTATCTGCTCGAACCCGCGGGACCGCCAATCGGCGCCGTCGTTCTCCTGCATGGATTGACAGATTCGCCATACAGTTTGCGCCATATTGCATCCCGCTACCGCGATCGCGGCTTCACGGTGGTCGCGATCAGGCTGCCTGCGCATGGCACAGTGCCCGCGGCTTTGACCAAAGTGGAGTGGGAGACATGGCTGGCCGCGACTCGTCTTGCCGTGAGAGAGGCGCGGCGGCGCGCGCCTGAACCAGCGCCTCTGCATGTCGTCGGATTCTCGAACGGCGGATCGCTCGCGGTGAAATATACGCTCGACGCCATCGAGGATAAGCATCTTGCTCGGGTCGACCGTCTGATCCTGATTTCGCCGATGGTCGGAATTACGAGGTTCGCGCGTTTTGCCGGCCTGGCGGGATTGCCGGCGATGTTGCCCGCCTTCGCCAAGGCGGCTTGGCTCAGCGTGCTGCCTGAGTTCAATCCATTTAAGTATAATTCCTTCCCCGTGAATGGCGCGCGTCAATCCTATCGCCTCACGGATGCGCTTGGGACGCAGATGTCGCTGGCGCGTCGAGAGGGTCGATTGACCGCGCTGCCGCCAGTCCTGACGTTCCAATCGGTCATGGATTTCACTGTCAGCACCCAGGCCGTGCTTTCCGGGCTTTATGACCATGTGCCCGCGAACGGAAGCGAACTCGTCCTGTTCGACCTGAATCGCAACGTCAAATTCGGTCCGCTGCTGCGCTCCTCGGCGGAGTCCGCGCTCTCCCGGATCGTGCCGCCTCGCGTCAGAAATTACCGTTTGACGGTTGTGACGAACGCCGGCGAAGGAACCGACGATGCAGTGGAGCGCGTCGTGGAGGCCGGCGCGACGGCCGAGCGGACCCAAGCGCTGGGGCTACAGTATCCGAAAGGCGTGTTTTCGCTCTCGCATGTCGCATTGCCCTTCCCGCTCAGCGACTCCCTCTATGGCTTGACGCCGGATCAAACAGAGGACTTTGGCGTCCACTTGGGCTCGCTGGCGCCGCGCGGCGAGCGCGGGACGCTGATCGTCAGCCTCGATGCCCTGCTGCGCATGTCCTCGAACCCATTCTTTTCCTATATGGCGCAGCGCATCGAGGAGCATCTTCCGGCGCGGCCGGTCGGCGACGCAACTGAGCAAGGCGGAGAGCGCGTCCAATCGCCGCCACAAGCCGCCCCGCCGCGGCGTGGCCTCCCCAGCACGGCGCCCGACAATCCTGCGGCGGCTAGTGGCGACCGGCCCGCAAAAAAGCGCTCGCATCGTTGA
- a CDS encoding patatin-like phospholipase family protein yields the protein MTRDVILVDLALQGGGAHGAYTWGVLDRLLEEPWLQIEGISGTSAGAMNAAALISGHVDGGADGARAALELFWRRVSQAARLSPLQRNLVDVLMGRWTLDASPIFVATDIMSRLFSPYDLNPKGVNPLREILAEAVDFERISRARIKLFVTATSVSSGRGRVFRNADVTPDALLASACLPTMFQAVEIDGEAYWDGGYSGNPTITPLVRECESMDTILVQINPIERKGTPRSATEILNRLNEVSFNSVLLKELRMIALLRRAANPGDREGSRWAGMRMHRISTQMMTELSASSKLIAEWDFLCMLRDEGRRSAQDFLDRHERDVGVRSTLDLDALLDRV from the coding sequence ATGACGCGCGACGTGATTCTCGTGGATCTTGCCTTACAGGGCGGCGGCGCGCATGGCGCCTATACGTGGGGCGTTCTCGACCGTCTGCTGGAGGAACCGTGGCTCCAGATCGAGGGCATCTCGGGCACGTCCGCTGGAGCTATGAATGCGGCGGCGCTAATCAGCGGCCATGTTGATGGCGGGGCGGACGGCGCGCGCGCGGCGCTCGAACTTTTCTGGCGGCGTGTTTCGCAGGCGGCGCGGCTCAGTCCATTGCAGCGCAATCTTGTCGACGTCCTGATGGGTCGCTGGACGCTGGATGCTTCCCCTATCTTTGTCGCGACCGATATCATGTCGCGCCTATTTTCGCCCTATGACCTCAATCCGAAGGGCGTCAATCCGCTGCGGGAGATTCTCGCCGAAGCCGTCGATTTCGAGCGGATTTCGCGTGCGCGGATAAAGCTTTTCGTCACCGCGACAAGCGTCTCGAGCGGCCGCGGCCGCGTCTTCAGAAACGCGGACGTAACGCCGGACGCGCTCCTGGCGTCGGCGTGCCTGCCGACTATGTTTCAGGCTGTAGAGATTGACGGGGAAGCCTATTGGGACGGCGGCTATTCCGGCAATCCAACGATCACGCCGCTGGTTCGCGAATGTGAATCGATGGACACAATCCTTGTCCAGATCAATCCTATCGAACGCAAGGGCACGCCGCGGTCGGCGACGGAGATACTGAATCGCCTCAACGAGGTGTCGTTCAACTCGGTTTTGCTCAAGGAGCTCCGCATGATCGCCTTGCTGCGCCGCGCCGCCAATCCCGGCGACAGAGAGGGCTCACGCTGGGCTGGCATGCGCATGCATCGGATCTCGACACAGATGATGACGGAGCTGAGCGCGTCTTCGAAGCTTATCGCCGAATGGGATTTTCTTTGCATGCTGCGCGACGAAGGTCGCCGGTCGGCGCAAGATTTCCTTGATCGGCATGAGCGCGATGTCGGAGTCCGCTCGACTCTCGACCTTGACGCGCTGTTGGATCGGGTCTGA
- the bcsS gene encoding cellulose biosynthesis protein BcsS, giving the protein MNCASGVAAICSLLMSPKAVDVSNLAEQETTKSAIAQPLRRSPSVEFYSWSWATTRRSWYEWLTATAAIESSLEESGWRLRATGGFGGYASDVKGSDAENVIASAMEVDDIALPYIGTVGKYYGSDGFVGAQIGYALINKTWEASGFVGVGMTTEGYLGANMRSSALRIPPADISDLAATAFGVLGSLEFRVTPNDHLMLFASSIYTTAFRWGYFEVKPGVLFPFNDSLPVLLKGKLFVGPHAALNSYKGELQPMFGAHITLMEIGPFYASLAGGYVRDQSSGQGGYTILETSVRF; this is encoded by the coding sequence ATGAATTGCGCGAGCGGCGTTGCAGCAATCTGTTCACTATTGATGTCGCCGAAAGCGGTCGATGTTTCGAACCTCGCTGAGCAAGAAACTACGAAAAGTGCGATCGCCCAGCCACTGAGGCGATCACCCAGCGTTGAGTTCTACTCTTGGTCATGGGCTACGACTCGAAGATCATGGTACGAGTGGCTCACTGCAACGGCTGCGATCGAGTCTTCGCTTGAAGAGTCGGGCTGGCGGCTTCGAGCAACAGGCGGTTTCGGGGGCTATGCTTCTGATGTGAAGGGGAGCGATGCAGAGAATGTCATAGCCTCTGCGATGGAGGTGGATGACATCGCGCTTCCCTATATCGGCACGGTCGGCAAATACTACGGGTCAGATGGTTTTGTCGGCGCGCAGATCGGCTACGCGCTTATCAATAAGACTTGGGAGGCGAGCGGCTTTGTCGGGGTGGGGATGACCACTGAAGGTTATCTCGGCGCGAATATGCGGAGTTCTGCGCTGCGCATTCCGCCAGCCGACATAAGCGATCTCGCCGCAACCGCGTTTGGCGTTCTAGGAAGTCTGGAGTTCAGGGTCACGCCGAATGATCATCTGATGCTCTTCGCATCGTCCATCTATACGACAGCATTTCGCTGGGGATATTTCGAAGTAAAGCCGGGAGTGCTATTTCCATTCAACGACTCGCTCCCAGTTTTGTTGAAGGGAAAATTATTCGTTGGACCGCATGCGGCGCTCAATTCCTATAAGGGCGAACTTCAGCCAATGTTTGGAGCGCATATCACGCTCATGGAGATTGGACCGTTCTACGCGAGTCTTGCAGGCGGCTACGTTCGTGATCAGTCTAGCGGCCAGGGAGGCTATACGATTCTTGAGACAAGCGTCAGATTTTGA